Part of the Rhizoctonia solani chromosome 2, complete sequence genome is shown below.
TCAACTGAGCCATTTTCTGCCTCAAAGGCCAAAATATCGTCACGAGACTGGATAATCCGAAGCTCCCTAGTGCGCATCCTCCTTACCCGACGCAAAGGTTCCTTTGAGTCCAGTTCATCGTCGGTGTAGGCGTTTGAAGAGGATGGATCATCCGAAGATTGCGCAGCCAGAGTCAGTGCATGCTGTTGAGTGCGGCGCAAGACAGCATGTGTTGTGTGGAGTGCACGAGAGGCAGCGGACGATAGCGACGACATTGAGCCAGCGGTTAGCGATAAACTGCTTGTGTTAGAGTGTTGTGCTTGGTGGAAGTGAGCCATAACTAGGGCGGAGAAGAGGTCCCCGACACCAGAGAAGTAGCCTTTGATACGTGGAACGGCAAGTGCATATACCGCTGGCGCAATCGACGGGTCGTCGTGAGCAGATGATGCAATGCAGAGGATATATTCGTCATTGAGATCGATGGAATTAGTGAGTCCATCGGAAGAATAGCTGCTTCCTGCCCGAAGCCCCGCAGCCGTAACCTCGTCAGAAAGACGGCTTCCTTCCCGTACGATCACAGAAGTCACAACGACATTTCGAACGCCATGATCAAAGTGTAAAGATCGCAGTGCTGATCGAATTGAGTCTTGGGATGCAAGGTGAATTTGTGTCATGAGTCTGAATGACAAAAATCGTGGAAAGGTTGGATACGGTCAGCATCTACTTGAGCTGATTTGATAAGAAATATGACTTACTCGACCTCGAACCAATTCGGTGTGATCACCGTGGCCAGGGGGAGCAACCGATCACGGTAGACTGGGAGCACATCATTAGCAACGTACATTTTCCCGTCATCCCCCATTACAGCTAAGTTATATAGAATATTGTAAGTTGTCGTACAAGATTTTTAACTAAGACAAGAGTACTCACGATCAAGTACGAAGAGCAGGTTTGGATTCTTTGCTTTCAAATGAGTAGCAAAATCGGCTAACGCAGATAATGCTTCGGCACCAGGCACATAGCCTGCATCTACAATTATTATGAATTTATCTCCCATTTAGCAATTCACTCGCCAGAAAGAAGAGCATCAGTTTGGGTGAATTCATTCTTCTCCAATATTGTAAATATATCTATGAGTTGGGCCTTGTCGGTTTTCGAACCCCCGTGTGATCGATATCCTGGTGATCATATAAGTCTAGTTTTACTCTAATATTGAAGTAATAAGCTCACCAGAATGGTTAGAAAATTGAACAGTATTAATTGCATCCACGTCCCACCCAAGAAGTTGCAATGGGAAAGTTGCAGCCTTATTACCTAAGATATCGAAACTGCGCTCGAGTGCAATTCATAAGTACGGAAGATATCCACTTTACCTACATATCCATGAACTACATGTGACTGGATGGATAATGCTCTCTTTGTGGCTTCCATAACCTAGAGACCGTGGGAGTTGAAGTTCACGGGAAAGTTTGGCCGCCACACCGCCAACTACCAGAGCTGAGTCATATCGAAAAGAAGTTTGATTTTGAATCACGTGATGTCGCATACACAGTATTTGTTGATAAACAAGATCTGCCATTTTCCATCGTCTCGAACAAACAAATAAGTCTGGGGTACCGAAAGACTCATGAAGGTGCAAACCACCACAGAGTAGTTACCCCAACTGGGAAAGTATAATTTGCCTGAGAATGTTGGGCTCAGCAATCAGACTCCAATTAAAGCTATATGCTTCATACCTGAACTCCTCTAAACTCGATTGTAGCCTTGACAGGTTGAGGGTTCCAGCTCGAGCTTGAGTTATCGTTCCAGTTGAGCACAACAATGCTGTACCTATTCCAGTCTGCACTATTGCTTCGCTTGGTGACGAATGCGTTCACTCGGAGCGCCCATGATAGGTTTCCGCCAACAGTAACCCCAATTCGCTGACCAATAGGTCCTCCAGGGTCTTTTGGAACTATAGCTCGAGATGCCTGGGCCAAGGAATAGACTATGGGATATCAGGCTAAGCCAATCACATAGGTTTAGCTAACTCACACTCCTGGTTAAGTTCGTACGAGCCGTCGGACTTGACTGTTACGATGGCGCGGCAAGCAGGACTCTTGCAACTATCAGTTCCGGGGAAGGTAGGGCCTCCGCTTTCATTGCTGGCAAAATTCCACTCGAGTGCCGTGCGCGCCCAGTGTTGGGGAGCGCCAATTGCACTGGAATGCGATTGATATAACCAGAAAAACACAGGAATAACTTATACTTACATATTGTCCATAGTCCACTTGATATCGGACCACCAGTCACTACCGAAGGAACCTGTGCATTCAGTGAAATAAATCTCCTTATTAGGGTATGCATTATGGAATGTCTCCAGCTGAGATGGGCCCCCGGACGCTAAAAGAGTACGTGAGCATGCCGAATAAATCACGCGACGGCTAAGTTAGCCTACCGTAACAATGGAACGAAACTCCCGAGAATGCGTTGGGGGCAGCTTTCATCTGGGCATGTATTTGGAAAAAGGATGCGTTTTTtaaaaaagagaaaaaaatcTTACCAAATCTATAGGATAGCCTCCAGCGTTGTCCCAATTGTGTTCAAACCTAATATTTGTGTCAATGGATATCTAGCACTAAAGCTTGGCGCCCTACCCGATAATTTTAACCGAAGAAAACCCATTGTTATTGAGAAGCGGTCGCAAGGCTTGGCCGATTGCTGCCTCTTGGGAAGCCGACATCTTCGTGGTAGGATAGGTAGGATTTGAATTCTGAGGTTCATTCTAACAATCCAGAAAAAGCATGCTTCAGGCTGTGATATGTAGATAAGATGGAATAGACCAAAACTACCTGTGGATTGATTGCGTAAACAGGGAAACCCCTTGCGGAGAGCTGCTGTACAGTCTTGAACAGATATTGTGCATCTACCAGAAGTGTGAATCACACCGTCGGATGCTGGGGGTATCCGGTCTTACAGACGCCATTGTACTGGGCTTGCAGCTCACCCCCGCTCATGGTTCCGCCCGACTTCATCCAAGCAGGCTAATCACATCGGTAAATTAATGATCGTACAGCGATGGAGGTCCTTACCGGAGACCAGGGTAGCACATAAAGTTTAATCTTAGGATTGATGGAGTAAATATCCTTCAGCACGGACCACAGGTATGAAGGCGCATTATCGAGTGAGAACGAAGAAAGAGTAGTGTCCCCAGACTTGTCGTCAAAGCTATATGCTATTTCAATGATGCCTTGTAAATCGTCCCAGATGTAGAGTTGCCGTACTTACCCTTCGCAGAGAAATCCGAGGCGCCAAGATTCAAGCGCAGAACTCCAAAACCCGCAGTCGCAGCTCCGTCCGTAACTATTATATAGGGGGCAATTATTGAACTAGAATTTGTGTAATTAAGGGGCATGCTTGCCGTCAAATAGTTTGTTAAGTAGGGCCCAGTAATTGGCCGAGTTTTTGGTCTTCAGGTTATTGAACACCAAGGCCGACGAATCGGCTAATCAATACTTCAGAATTGGGTTTACGGAAATCCCAACCACAAATACTCACTAAGTGTAGCACCAAACCCGTCCATCTGCTGATAGACTGTACCATCGTTCACAACAATGTCGGCATCGCCAATCGCTCCCTTGGTCACAAAGTTGACCAAtggatcactggttcttgTCAACAACTTAGAACGGTCCCATGTCGTTTGCCACTACAATGTAATAAGCCTTGGCGATAGCAGAATAGAGGTATTACGAACTATATCATATATAGTCTGAGCAGCAGACAGGTGCAAAAGCCCAGAGGCGACGCCGAGGAAGATCAATCGCATGGGGGTGAGGGGATTATGAAAAAGATAGCTTGATATAGCCCTTCGCGTTTTCACGATAGGTTTTATAGTCAACGGAGCTTGATATTCCCGATGCAACCCAAGCTGCGAGCATTCCTAACAGAATCGAGAGCGGGAAATTCGTCGTTCTTCGGTATGAGCATATTGCGCACAACATGGGGTATGCAGCCGAGGCATATCCCCCATGTGCTCACAACCCATCGCGGATTACTTCCTGGAACCGGGTGTCTCGGGAGGCATGTGCAGCAATACAGTGTTGATATCTAATGAGCTGTCTGTTTCCTATCTGAGCAGAAAATCAGAATTAGAATAATGGAGGTTCATTCCCCGGGTGAAGCGGTAGCCCACCTGAGCCTGGTGCCGGCTAGTCGCCTTGGTTCGAGAAATCGCGTCAGTGAGTCTATCGCACGATGGCTTGATCAAATTTGAGCTGGGCTTATACCTTTATGCCCGATCAGGCAAAATACCTTCGCCTTGATAGTAGACTGAGGCTAAGCGACAGTGGTCCCTACGGCTACTAATGGCCATTGTCAGCATACAAATCCGTAATTATGATATCATAAAAGCAGAAAATACTCCAGAATATAGGACATGGCCGTCCCCGAGTGGTTGTTGTTGGCCGCAAGTTAAAGCTGATGGAGGCAAA
Proteins encoded:
- a CDS encoding glycoside hydrolase family 30 protein, with translation MSASQEAAIGQALRPLLNNNGFSSVKIIGFEHNWDNAGGYPIDLMKAAPNAFSGVSFHCYASGGPSQLETFHNAYPNKEIYFTECTGSFGSDWWSDIKWTMDNIAIGAPQHWARTALEWNFASNESGGPTFPGTDSCKSPACRAIVTVKSDGSYELNQEFYSLAQASRAIVPKDPGGPIGQRIGVTVGGNLSWALRVNAFVTKRSNSADWNRYSIVVLNWNDNSSSSWNPQPVKATIEFRGVQANYTFPVGVTTLWWFAPS
- a CDS encoding thiamine biosynthesis protein; its protein translation is MGDKFIIIVDAGYVPGAEALSALADFATHLKAKNPNLLFVLDPVMGDDGKMYVANDVLPVYRDRLLPLATVITPNWFEVELMTQIHLASQDSIRSALRSLHFDHGVRNVVVTSVIVREGSRLSDEVTAAGLRAGSSYSSDGLTNSIDLNDEYILCIASSAHDDPSIAPAVYALAVPRIKGYFSGVGDLFSALVMAHFHQAQHSNTSSLSLTAGSMSSLSSAASRALHTTHAVLRRTQQHALTLAAQSSDDPSSSNAYTDDELDSKEPLRRVRRMRTRELRIIQSRDDILAFEAENGSVENMRAWEGFWGN